One stretch of Streptomyces peucetius DNA includes these proteins:
- a CDS encoding NUDIX hydrolase: MSATRPEGYDPYAFEPFAVTVDLAVFTVREGRLHVLLVERGQEPYQGAWALPGGFLLPRESAETAARRELAEETGLSERTAADLHLEQLRTYSEPDRDPRMRVVSVAYTALVPDLPEPRGGGDAAHARWTPLPAAAPPGAPGRDRRPAPLAFDHDRILADAYDRIGAKLEYTCLATAFCPPRFTLGELQQVYETVWGVELDRPNFRRKVLATPGFVEAVEGEPRRTGGRGKPAALYRAGAASVLHPPLLRPEGRQQT, from the coding sequence ATGAGCGCCACCCGCCCCGAAGGCTACGACCCGTACGCCTTCGAACCGTTCGCCGTCACCGTCGACCTGGCCGTCTTCACGGTCAGGGAGGGCCGGCTGCACGTGCTGCTCGTCGAACGCGGGCAGGAGCCCTACCAGGGCGCCTGGGCGCTGCCCGGCGGTTTTCTGCTGCCGAGGGAGTCCGCGGAGACGGCCGCCCGCCGGGAGCTGGCGGAGGAGACCGGACTGTCGGAGCGGACCGCGGCCGACCTCCACCTGGAACAGCTGCGGACCTACAGCGAACCGGACCGCGACCCGAGGATGCGTGTCGTCTCCGTCGCGTACACCGCGCTTGTACCGGACCTGCCGGAGCCGCGCGGCGGCGGGGACGCGGCGCATGCCCGCTGGACGCCGCTGCCCGCGGCGGCGCCTCCCGGGGCCCCGGGCCGGGACCGCCGTCCCGCTCCGCTCGCCTTCGACCACGACCGCATCCTCGCCGACGCGTACGACCGCATCGGCGCCAAGCTCGAGTACACCTGTCTCGCCACCGCCTTCTGCCCGCCCCGGTTCACGCTCGGGGAACTGCAGCAGGTGTACGAGACCGTCTGGGGCGTCGAACTCGACCGCCCCAACTTCCGGCGCAAGGTGCTCGCCACCCCCGGCTTCGTCGAGGCCGTCGAGGGCGAACCGCGCCGAACCGGCGGCCGTGGCAAACCGGCCGCGCTCTACCGGGCCGGAGCCGCCTCCGTCCTGCACCCACCACTCCTGCGACCGGAGGGACGGCAGCAGACATGA
- a CDS encoding Rieske (2Fe-2S) protein, with translation MDTRRRTVLAAGAAGAAALVAGCGDGGGGEDPATRPPAPKEDGGTPSPADEELTSTGEIPVGGGRVFADRKVVVTQPEAGDFKAFSAVCTHQGCTVANVSDGTINCLCHSSKFQIDDGSVASGPATKPLPAQPITVSGDSIRVD, from the coding sequence ATGGACACACGTCGACGGACGGTCCTGGCCGCGGGCGCGGCCGGAGCGGCCGCTCTGGTGGCGGGCTGCGGGGACGGAGGCGGCGGGGAGGACCCGGCAACGCGGCCGCCCGCTCCAAAGGAGGACGGCGGCACGCCCTCCCCCGCCGATGAGGAGCTCACGAGCACCGGAGAGATCCCGGTGGGCGGCGGCAGGGTGTTCGCCGACAGGAAGGTCGTGGTGACGCAGCCGGAGGCCGGGGACTTCAAGGCGTTCTCCGCGGTCTGCACCCATCAGGGCTGCACGGTCGCGAACGTCTCCGACGGGACCATCAACTGTCTGTGCCACAGCAGCAAGTTCCAGATCGACGACGGGTCGGTGGCGAGCGGCCCGGCGACGAAGCCGCTGCCGGCGCAGCCGATCACGGTCTCCGGGGACTCGATCCGCGTCGACTGA
- a CDS encoding lysophospholipid acyltransferase family protein, whose translation MYGLWRPRVLGAWRVPAAGPVILAVNHAHNIDGPMLMGTAPRPVHFLIKKEAFVGPLDPFLTGIGQVKVDRTTVDRTAITAALGVLENDGVLGIFPEGTRGEGDFASLRAGLAYFAVRSGAPIVPVAVLGSTERRGRLIKGLPPLRSRVDVVFGDAFEAGDGSGRRTRKALDEATVRTQERLTAHLVNAKRLTGR comes from the coding sequence ATGTACGGGCTGTGGAGGCCGCGCGTCCTCGGCGCGTGGCGGGTCCCGGCAGCGGGTCCGGTCATCCTCGCGGTGAACCACGCGCACAACATCGACGGGCCGATGCTGATGGGCACCGCGCCCCGGCCCGTGCACTTCCTGATCAAGAAGGAGGCGTTCGTCGGCCCCCTCGACCCGTTCCTGACCGGGATCGGACAGGTCAAGGTGGACCGTACGACCGTCGACCGCACCGCCATCACGGCGGCGCTCGGCGTGCTCGAGAACGACGGAGTCCTCGGGATCTTCCCCGAGGGCACCCGGGGCGAGGGCGACTTCGCGTCGCTGCGTGCCGGCCTGGCGTACTTCGCGGTGCGCAGCGGCGCTCCGATCGTCCCGGTCGCGGTGCTGGGAAGCACCGAGCGGCGCGGACGGTTGATAAAGGGGCTGCCCCCGCTGCGCAGCCGTGTCGACGTGGTCTTCGGGGACGCCTTCGAAGCCGGTGACGGCAGCGGACGCCGTACGCGCAAGGCGCTCGACGAAGCGACCGTGCGCACCCAGGAGCGGCTGACCGCCCACCTGGTGAACGCGAAGCGCCTGACCGGGCGCTGA
- the scpB gene encoding SMC-Scp complex subunit ScpB produces MIVDEPATEEHLAKVLEQPRRAVADALRELADEYTVQGRGFELRLVAGGWRFYSRPEHAAAVERFVLDGQHARLTQAALETLAVVAYRQPVSRSRVSAVRGVNCDGVMRTLLQRGLVEEAGTEPETGAILYRTTNYFLERMGLRGLDELPELAPFLPEADAIEAETPEGVPSFDPDAPDAPDLDAADDKTEI; encoded by the coding sequence ATGATCGTGGACGAGCCCGCGACCGAGGAGCACCTCGCCAAGGTGCTCGAGCAGCCCCGAAGGGCCGTCGCGGACGCGCTGCGCGAGCTCGCGGACGAGTACACCGTCCAGGGCCGCGGCTTCGAGCTGCGGCTCGTCGCCGGCGGCTGGCGGTTCTACAGCCGCCCGGAGCACGCCGCCGCCGTCGAGCGTTTCGTGCTCGACGGGCAGCACGCGCGGCTCACCCAGGCCGCCCTGGAGACCCTCGCGGTCGTCGCGTACCGGCAGCCGGTGAGCCGTTCAAGGGTCTCCGCGGTGCGCGGGGTGAACTGCGACGGCGTGATGCGCACGCTCCTTCAGCGGGGTCTGGTCGAGGAGGCGGGCACGGAACCCGAAACAGGTGCGATCCTGTACAGGACGACGAACTACTTTCTGGAGCGGATGGGCCTGCGCGGCCTGGACGAGCTTCCGGAGCTCGCGCCCTTCCTACCGGAGGCGGACGCGATCGAGGCGGAGACGCCGGAAGGGGTTCCGTCGTTCGATCCGGATGCACCGGATGCACCGGATCTCGATGCAGCAGACGACAAGACGGAAATTTGA
- the pnuC gene encoding nicotinamide riboside transporter PnuC, with translation MGLTDILEPLRQPLFTVLGTQVSWTEFLGFGSGALCVWLVARQHIANWPIGIANNVLFVLLFTQAGLYADAGLQIVFITLAAYGWWTWTHGGGPGSSVLPVRRTTRTEWTWLLAAGVVATLALTLLLDRATDSTVPFWDALTTALSLMATYGQCRKRLESWWLWIAADVVYVPLYAHKGLYLTSLLYLGFMALCVAGLLNWSRDLAARRQAVAV, from the coding sequence GTGGGACTCACGGACATCCTCGAACCGCTGCGGCAGCCGCTGTTCACCGTGCTGGGCACCCAGGTGAGCTGGACCGAATTCCTCGGCTTCGGCAGCGGCGCGCTCTGCGTGTGGCTCGTCGCCCGCCAGCACATCGCCAACTGGCCGATCGGCATCGCCAACAACGTCCTCTTCGTCCTGCTCTTCACCCAGGCGGGCCTGTACGCCGACGCCGGCCTGCAGATCGTCTTCATCACCCTCGCCGCGTACGGCTGGTGGACCTGGACCCACGGGGGTGGACCAGGCTCTTCCGTCCTGCCGGTGCGACGCACCACCCGCACCGAATGGACCTGGCTGCTCGCGGCGGGGGTGGTGGCGACCCTCGCGCTCACGCTCCTCCTCGACCGTGCCACCGACTCCACCGTCCCCTTCTGGGACGCGCTGACGACCGCGCTGTCCCTGATGGCGACGTACGGGCAGTGCCGCAAGCGTCTGGAGTCGTGGTGGCTGTGGATCGCCGCCGACGTGGTGTACGTGCCGCTGTACGCGCACAAGGGGCTCTATCTGACGTCGCTGCTCTACCTCGGCTTCATGGCACTGTGCGTCGCGGGCCTGCTGAACTGGTCCCGCGACCTGGCCGCCCGCAGGCAGGCGGTGGCCGTATGA
- a CDS encoding ADP-ribosylglycohydrolase family protein: protein MTTTRSTRTITKQAATGALTGLALGDALGFPTEFNDVPSILAKCGPWRRMELPTPAIVTDDTQMTLALARGIRTAMSRGLLVASRLVRPVREEFVDWYHSPDNNRAPGRTCLVACQKLDSDRPWQQASQLDSKGCGANMRVAPVGLVPGLSEEQRSGAAQLQAALTHGHPTALAASDLTARAVHLLAQGAEPTGLVGQLRSHAYENRSRYLHRWLGDLWTYSHDPTPEAFIARGWDECLQVLERLAAALRSPEPELDPCLATGEGWIAEEALATGLLCFLMFPEEPLTALRRAACTKGDSDSIACLAGAFAGAHLGSRAWPSAWADRIEYRGELVTLGALWDA, encoded by the coding sequence ATGACCACCACGAGGAGCACCAGAACCATCACCAAGCAGGCCGCCACCGGGGCGCTGACCGGGCTCGCCCTCGGCGACGCCCTCGGCTTCCCGACCGAGTTCAACGACGTGCCGTCCATCCTCGCCAAGTGCGGGCCGTGGCGGCGGATGGAACTGCCCACGCCGGCGATCGTCACCGACGACACCCAGATGACGCTCGCGCTGGCCCGCGGCATCCGCACGGCCATGTCCCGCGGCCTGCTCGTCGCCTCCCGGCTGGTCCGGCCGGTGCGCGAGGAGTTCGTCGACTGGTACCACTCGCCGGACAACAACCGGGCCCCGGGCCGTACCTGCCTGGTCGCCTGCCAGAAGCTCGACAGCGACCGGCCGTGGCAGCAGGCCAGCCAGCTCGACTCCAAGGGCTGCGGAGCCAACATGCGCGTCGCGCCGGTCGGGCTCGTGCCGGGCCTGAGCGAGGAACAGCGCTCCGGCGCGGCGCAGTTGCAGGCCGCCCTCACCCACGGCCACCCCACCGCCCTCGCGGCGAGCGACCTCACGGCCCGCGCTGTGCACCTGCTGGCCCAGGGCGCGGAACCGACCGGGTTGGTCGGCCAGCTGCGTTCCCACGCGTACGAGAACCGCAGCCGCTACCTCCACCGCTGGCTCGGCGACCTGTGGACGTACTCGCACGACCCGACGCCCGAGGCGTTCATCGCGCGCGGCTGGGACGAGTGCCTCCAGGTCCTCGAACGCCTCGCCGCGGCCCTGCGCTCGCCCGAGCCGGAGCTCGACCCGTGCCTGGCCACCGGCGAGGGCTGGATCGCGGAGGAGGCGCTCGCCACGGGCCTGCTGTGCTTCCTGATGTTCCCCGAGGAGCCCCTGACGGCACTGCGCCGGGCCGCCTGCACCAAGGGCGACTCCGACTCGATCGCCTGCCTGGCCGGCGCCTTTGCGGGCGCGCACCTGGGATCGAGGGCGTGGCCCAGCGCATGGGCGGACCGGATCGAGTACCGGGGTGAACTCGTGACGCTGGGAGCCCTCTGGGACGCTTGA
- a CDS encoding nucleotidyltransferase domain-containing protein, with protein MTHSLDLAGLRTALPVRPGGILFATVSGAHLYGFPSRDSDVDLRGVHLLPLADLVGLREPEETTTRMWEQDGVEMDLVTHDLRKFVRLMLRRNGYVLEQLLSPLVVAATDVHAELVAHVPGVLTSHHAHHYRGFARTQWRLFEKTAELKSLLYTFRALLTGIHLMRSGEVQAHLPTLLGQVEAPGYLPDLIAAKADAEHGPAVLDDGERVRTDVEALHTVLEEAREATELPEEPSAFDDLDRLVTRTRLHNAAEAAYDAAH; from the coding sequence ATGACCCACTCGCTCGACCTCGCCGGCCTGCGCACGGCCCTGCCCGTGCGCCCCGGCGGGATCCTCTTCGCCACCGTCTCCGGAGCGCACCTCTACGGTTTCCCGTCCCGGGACTCCGACGTGGACCTGCGCGGCGTGCACCTCCTCCCGCTCGCCGACCTCGTCGGACTGCGCGAACCTGAGGAGACGACCACGCGGATGTGGGAGCAGGACGGCGTCGAGATGGACCTCGTCACTCACGACCTGCGCAAGTTCGTCCGGCTGATGCTGCGGCGCAACGGCTATGTGCTGGAGCAGCTGCTGTCGCCGCTCGTCGTCGCGGCGACGGACGTCCACGCCGAACTCGTGGCGCACGTGCCCGGAGTGCTGACGTCACATCACGCGCACCACTACCGGGGATTCGCCCGTACCCAGTGGCGGTTGTTCGAGAAGACGGCCGAGCTCAAGTCGCTGCTCTACACGTTCCGCGCCCTGCTGACCGGCATCCACCTCATGCGCAGCGGCGAGGTGCAGGCTCATCTGCCCACCCTGCTGGGGCAGGTGGAAGCGCCTGGCTACCTGCCGGACCTGATCGCGGCCAAGGCGGACGCGGAACACGGCCCGGCCGTCCTCGACGACGGGGAGCGGGTCCGGACGGACGTCGAGGCCCTGCACACGGTGCTGGAGGAGGCGCGTGAGGCGACAGAGCTGCCGGAGGAGCCGTCGGCGTTCGACGACCTGGACCGGCTGGTGACCCGCACGCGGCTGCACAACGCCGCCGAGGCCGCGTACGACGCGGCGCACTGA
- a CDS encoding pseudouridine synthase, whose translation MRSSSGRNSSGNNGGSRGGNSGGRGSSGGRGNYRGAGNSRDDQQKRAGRPRPEERRYDVGGSSPEAPKKGRGGAARGGAKGGPRQSPQRGGGRTAPARSREYDARSEERNRERYADKPQIKTPKTFGDQEGERLQKVLARAGMGSRRACEELIDAGRVEVNGKIVIEQGVRVDPEKDEIKVDGLTVATQSYLFFALNKPAGVVSTMEDPDGRQCLGDYVTNRETRLFHVGRLDTETEGIILLTNHGELAHRLTHPKYGVKKTYLAAIQGPLPRELGKRLKDGIQLEDGYARADHFRVVENTGKNYLVEVTLHEGRKHIVRRMLSEAGFPVDKLVRTAFGPITLGDQKSGWLRRLTNTEVGMLMKEVGL comes from the coding sequence ATGCGAAGCAGCAGCGGCAGGAACAGCAGCGGAAACAACGGCGGGAGCCGTGGTGGCAACAGCGGCGGCCGCGGCAGCAGCGGCGGGCGCGGGAACTACCGGGGCGCCGGCAACAGCAGGGACGATCAGCAGAAGCGTGCGGGCAGGCCCCGTCCGGAGGAGCGCCGCTACGACGTGGGCGGCTCCTCCCCGGAGGCGCCGAAGAAGGGGCGTGGCGGCGCGGCCCGCGGCGGCGCCAAGGGCGGGCCCCGGCAGTCGCCGCAGCGCGGCGGCGGCCGCACGGCACCCGCGCGCTCGCGCGAGTACGACGCCCGCTCCGAGGAGCGCAACCGCGAGCGTTACGCGGACAAGCCGCAGATCAAGACCCCCAAGACCTTCGGGGACCAGGAGGGCGAGCGGCTTCAAAAGGTGCTCGCCCGGGCCGGCATGGGTTCGCGCCGGGCCTGCGAGGAGTTGATCGACGCGGGCCGGGTCGAGGTCAACGGCAAGATCGTGATCGAGCAGGGTGTCCGCGTCGACCCCGAGAAGGACGAGATCAAGGTCGACGGTCTGACCGTCGCGACCCAGTCGTATCTGTTCTTCGCGCTGAACAAGCCGGCGGGCGTCGTCTCGACCATGGAGGACCCCGACGGGCGCCAGTGCCTCGGCGACTACGTCACCAACCGCGAGACCCGGCTCTTCCACGTCGGCCGGCTCGACACGGAGACCGAGGGCATCATCCTGCTCACCAACCACGGTGAGCTGGCCCACCGTCTCACCCACCCCAAGTACGGTGTGAAGAAGACCTACCTGGCCGCCATCCAGGGGCCGCTGCCGCGTGAACTCGGCAAGCGACTCAAGGACGGCATCCAGCTCGAGGACGGCTACGCCCGCGCGGACCACTTCCGTGTCGTGGAGAACACGGGGAAGAACTACCTCGTCGAGGTCACCCTCCACGAGGGCCGCAAGCACATCGTGCGCCGGATGCTCTCCGAGGCGGGCTTCCCGGTGGACAAGCTGGTGCGGACCGCCTTCGGGCCGATCACCCTCGGCGACCAGAAGTCCGGCTGGCTGCGCCGGCTGACCAACACCGAGGTCGGCATGCTGATGAAGGAAGTCGGTCTCTAA
- a CDS encoding prephenate dehydrogenase has translation MRTALVIGTGLIGTSAALALAGRGVTVHLADHDAERARTAAALGAGTDEQPDGRVDLAVVAVPPAHVATTLADAMRAGVARGYLDVASVKGGPRRELEALGVDMTAYIGTHPMSGKERSGPLAATADLFEGRPWVLTPTRDTDTEVLNLALELVALCKAVPVVMDADAHDKAVALVSHTPQLISSMVAARLEDADDTAVRLCGQGIRDVTRIAASDPRMWVEILSANPAPVADVLAGVAADLDETVRALRALQSSDESKRQDGAEGIEAVLRRGNAGRVRVPGKHGTAPTSYEIVAVLISDQPGELARIFADAGRAGVNIEDVRIEHATGQQAGLVQLMVEPTAAPLLTTALRERGWSIRQ, from the coding sequence GTGAGAACCGCGCTCGTCATCGGAACCGGACTGATCGGCACGTCCGCCGCGCTCGCCCTCGCCGGACGCGGGGTCACCGTGCACCTGGCCGACCACGACGCCGAGCGGGCCCGTACCGCCGCCGCGCTCGGGGCGGGCACCGACGAGCAGCCCGACGGCCGCGTCGACCTCGCCGTCGTCGCAGTCCCCCCGGCGCACGTCGCCACCACCCTCGCCGACGCCATGCGCGCGGGCGTCGCCCGCGGCTACCTCGACGTCGCCAGCGTCAAGGGCGGCCCCCGGCGGGAGCTCGAGGCGCTCGGCGTCGACATGACCGCGTACATCGGCACGCACCCGATGTCCGGCAAGGAGCGGTCCGGCCCGCTTGCGGCCACCGCGGACCTCTTCGAGGGCCGCCCCTGGGTGCTCACCCCCACCCGGGACACCGACACCGAGGTACTCAACCTCGCGCTCGAGCTGGTCGCCCTCTGCAAGGCCGTCCCCGTCGTGATGGACGCGGATGCCCACGACAAGGCGGTCGCCCTCGTCTCCCACACGCCGCAGCTGATCTCCTCGATGGTCGCGGCGCGGCTTGAGGACGCCGACGACACCGCCGTACGGCTCTGCGGGCAGGGCATCCGCGATGTGACCCGTATCGCGGCCTCCGACCCCCGGATGTGGGTGGAGATCCTCTCCGCGAACCCCGCTCCGGTGGCCGACGTGCTCGCCGGGGTGGCCGCGGACCTGGACGAGACGGTCCGTGCGCTGCGCGCCCTGCAGTCCTCCGACGAGTCCAAGCGCCAGGACGGCGCCGAGGGCATCGAGGCCGTCCTGCGCCGCGGCAACGCCGGCCGGGTGCGGGTACCGGGCAAGCACGGCACCGCACCCACCTCCTACGAGATCGTCGCGGTCCTGATCAGCGACCAGCCGGGCGAGCTGGCCCGCATCTTCGCCGACGCGGGCCGGGCGGGCGTCAACATCGAGGACGTCCGCATCGAGCACGCGACGGGCCAGCAGGCCGGCCTGGTCCAGCTCATGGTCGAGCCCACGGCGGCGCCGCTCCTCACCACGGCGCTGCGGGAACGGGGCTGGTCGATCCGGCAGTAG
- the cmk gene encoding (d)CMP kinase, whose translation MSDTVESVIVAIDGPSGTGKSSTSKAVASALGLSYLDTGAQYRAITWWMITNGIDVSDPLAIASAAGKPVIESGTDPSAPAITVDGLDASGPIREQDVTSKVSAVSAVPEVRTRITELQRSIARAAEKGIVVEGRDIGTTVLPDADLKIFLTASPEARAARRSGEIKGADVTATREALIKRDAADSSRKTSPLAKADDAVEVDTTDLTLQQVIECVVTLVEERRGATGDEEKRGATGSAEKRVAK comes from the coding sequence GTGTCCGACACCGTGGAATCCGTGATCGTCGCCATCGATGGCCCCTCCGGCACGGGCAAGTCGAGCACCTCCAAGGCCGTCGCCTCCGCGCTGGGGCTGAGCTACCTCGACACCGGCGCTCAGTACCGCGCGATCACCTGGTGGATGATCACCAACGGCATCGACGTGTCGGACCCGCTCGCGATCGCGAGCGCCGCCGGCAAGCCGGTGATCGAGTCAGGCACCGACCCGTCGGCGCCGGCCATCACGGTCGACGGTCTCGACGCCTCCGGCCCGATCCGTGAGCAGGACGTCACCTCCAAGGTCAGCGCGGTCAGCGCCGTCCCGGAGGTCCGCACCCGCATCACCGAGCTGCAGCGTTCCATCGCCAGGGCGGCCGAGAAGGGCATCGTCGTCGAGGGCCGCGACATCGGCACGACCGTGCTGCCCGACGCCGACCTGAAGATCTTCCTCACCGCGTCGCCGGAGGCCAGGGCCGCCCGGCGCAGCGGCGAGATCAAGGGCGCCGACGTCACCGCCACCCGCGAGGCCCTGATCAAGCGGGACGCGGCCGACTCCAGCCGTAAGACGTCCCCGCTCGCCAAGGCGGACGACGCGGTCGAGGTCGACACCACGGACCTCACGCTCCAGCAGGTCATCGAGTGCGTCGTGACCCTGGTGGAGGAGCGGCGCGGCGCGACCGGCGACGAGGAGAAGCGCGGCGCGACCGGGAGTGCGGAGAAGCGGGTCGCCAAGTGA
- a CDS encoding DUF952 domain-containing protein yields the protein MIFHVVPAGEWTADTGRAYAPASLAAEGFIHCSSDEPAALAVAEARFREVPDLLVLVIDEGRLRADVRREGPGDAFPHVYGPIERSAVESVMAVHRDADGRPRRLVPWS from the coding sequence ATGATCTTCCATGTCGTGCCCGCCGGTGAGTGGACCGCCGATACCGGGCGGGCCTACGCCCCCGCCTCCCTCGCCGCCGAGGGCTTCATCCACTGCAGCTCCGACGAGCCGGCCGCCCTCGCCGTCGCGGAGGCCCGCTTCCGTGAGGTCCCGGACCTGCTGGTCCTGGTCATCGACGAAGGCCGGCTCCGGGCCGACGTCCGCCGGGAGGGCCCCGGTGACGCGTTCCCGCACGTGTACGGGCCGATCGAGCGTTCGGCCGTGGAGTCGGTGATGGCGGTCCACCGGGACGCGGACGGCCGTCCGCGCCGGCTCGTCCCCTGGAGTTGA
- a CDS encoding nucleotidyltransferase domain-containing protein, producing the protein MIPERLVRDHTVYSCVMGSRAFGLATDDSDTDRRGVFLAPTPLFWGFEKPPTHIEGPAQEQFSWELERFLELALRANPNILECLHSPLVEHVDDTGRELLALRDACLSRRVHETFVRYAAGQRRKLEADVRQHGAPRWKHAMHLLRLLSSCRDLLRTGELVIDVGADRERLLEVKRGEVAWERVESWMIRLAEEAEAAATVSPLPPAPDRPRVEDFLVRARRASAA; encoded by the coding sequence ATGATCCCCGAGAGGCTCGTGCGCGACCACACGGTCTACTCCTGCGTCATGGGCTCGCGGGCCTTCGGGCTGGCCACCGACGACAGCGACACCGACCGGCGCGGGGTGTTCCTCGCGCCCACGCCGCTGTTCTGGGGTTTCGAGAAGCCGCCCACACACATCGAGGGCCCCGCGCAGGAACAGTTCTCCTGGGAGCTGGAACGTTTCCTGGAGCTGGCGCTGCGCGCCAACCCGAACATCCTCGAGTGCCTGCACTCCCCCCTCGTCGAGCACGTCGACGACACCGGCCGCGAACTGCTCGCCCTGCGCGACGCCTGCCTGTCCCGCCGGGTGCACGAGACGTTCGTGCGGTACGCGGCCGGCCAGCGCCGGAAGCTGGAGGCGGACGTGCGGCAGCACGGGGCGCCGCGATGGAAGCACGCCATGCACCTGCTCCGGCTGCTCAGCAGCTGCCGCGACCTGCTGCGCACGGGCGAGCTGGTGATCGACGTCGGCGCGGACCGGGAGCGGCTGCTGGAGGTCAAACGGGGCGAGGTGGCCTGGGAGCGGGTGGAGTCATGGATGATCCGCCTCGCCGAAGAGGCCGAGGCGGCGGCCACCGTCTCCCCGCTCCCACCCGCCCCGGACCGCCCCCGCGTGGAGGACTTCCTGGTACGCGCCAGGAGGGCGTCGGCCGCGTGA
- the aroH gene encoding chorismate mutase → MAVRAVRGAVQLERDDAAHMDEQVSALLTAILERNALVADDLISVWFTATPDLHSDFPAAAARKLGIVDVPLICAQELDVAGAMPRVVRILAHVESDLPKAEIAHVYLGAAAALRKDIAQ, encoded by the coding sequence GTGGCGGTACGAGCTGTCCGTGGAGCCGTCCAGCTGGAACGGGACGACGCCGCGCACATGGACGAGCAGGTCAGCGCGCTGCTCACCGCCATCCTGGAACGCAACGCCCTCGTCGCCGACGACCTGATCAGCGTCTGGTTCACGGCCACCCCCGACCTGCACAGCGACTTCCCGGCCGCCGCCGCACGCAAGCTCGGCATCGTCGACGTGCCGCTGATCTGCGCGCAGGAACTCGACGTCGCCGGAGCCATGCCGCGCGTCGTACGGATACTCGCGCACGTCGAGTCCGACCTGCCCAAGGCGGAGATCGCCCACGTCTACCTCGGTGCCGCAGCCGCCCTCCGCAAGGACATCGCCCAGTGA
- a CDS encoding AAA family ATPase, with protein MRRYGHGLVLGKFYPPHAGHHHLVRTAADRCVRLTVLVCAATVESIPLADRVAWMREVHPGVRVVGAMDDIPVDVNDPAVWDAHMAVFRAAVPERVDAVFTSEAYGEELGRRFGAESVCVDPDRGVFPVSGTAVRKDPVGCWDFLEPPVRAALARRVVVLGAESTGTTTMAWALAEHYRRRGGVWARTRCVPEYGREFSALKLAALRRLRPGVPWSEVAFASDEFPLIARRQAELEEQAARAGSPVLFCDTDAFATTVWHERYLGGPYQAAPEPRRQHLWLLTDHQGVAFEDDGLRDGEHLRPWMTGRFREELARTGRPAVELTGPHEQRLATAVAAVDALIGEGWDLAPPLPEKR; from the coding sequence ATGAGGCGTTACGGACACGGCCTGGTTCTCGGCAAGTTCTATCCGCCGCACGCGGGCCACCACCACCTCGTACGGACCGCCGCCGACCGCTGCGTGCGGCTCACCGTCCTCGTGTGCGCCGCGACCGTCGAGTCGATCCCGCTCGCCGACCGCGTGGCGTGGATGCGTGAGGTGCACCCCGGCGTACGGGTCGTGGGCGCCATGGACGACATTCCGGTGGACGTGAACGACCCCGCTGTCTGGGACGCGCACATGGCCGTGTTCCGCGCCGCCGTCCCGGAGCGGGTGGACGCCGTCTTCACCTCGGAGGCGTACGGGGAGGAGCTCGGCCGCCGCTTCGGAGCCGAGTCGGTCTGCGTCGACCCCGACCGGGGCGTCTTCCCGGTGTCGGGGACGGCCGTGCGCAAGGACCCCGTCGGCTGCTGGGACTTCCTGGAGCCGCCGGTGCGTGCCGCGCTCGCCCGCCGGGTGGTCGTCCTCGGCGCGGAGTCCACCGGCACCACCACGATGGCCTGGGCGCTCGCCGAGCACTACCGGCGGCGCGGCGGGGTGTGGGCGCGCACCCGCTGCGTTCCCGAGTACGGACGGGAGTTCAGCGCGCTCAAGCTGGCCGCGCTGCGGCGGCTGCGGCCCGGTGTCCCGTGGAGCGAGGTCGCGTTCGCGTCCGACGAGTTCCCGCTGATCGCCCGCCGGCAGGCGGAGCTGGAGGAGCAGGCGGCGCGGGCGGGATCGCCCGTCCTTTTCTGCGACACCGACGCCTTCGCCACCACCGTCTGGCACGAGCGCTACCTGGGCGGGCCCTACCAGGCGGCCCCCGAACCCCGGCGGCAGCACCTGTGGCTGCTGACCGACCACCAAGGCGTCGCCTTCGAGGACGACGGCCTGCGCGACGGCGAGCACCTGCGGCCGTGGATGACCGGCCGATTCCGCGAGGAGCTGGCCCGCACCGGCCGCCCGGCCGTCGAGCTCACCGGCCCGCACGAGCAACGGCTCGCCACAGCTGTGGCGGCCGTGGACGCACTGATCGGCGAGGGCTGGGACCTCGCGCCCCCACTCCCGGAGAAACGATGA